The sequence TCGCGGATCACGTCCTGCACCGAGAGATACTCGCCGGTCTCCGAGTAGTTGATCCGCGGGCGTCCCTCGATCCAGATCAGCCGCCCGTCGCGATGTCGGGCGCGGTACTCTACGACCGTCGGCGGAGCGTCGGGGCCGGTGGCGACCAGTCGCTCGATGAAGCCCACCAGGCCATCCAGGTCGTCAGGCGCGACGAAGTCGGCCATCGGCCGTCCGATCATCTCGTCCGGCTCGTAGCCGACCAACGCGGCGCAACTCGGTGTGACGAACAGCACGACCCCGTCGGCGCCGACCTGGATGATCACGTCGGTGGCGTTTTCCGCCAGGAGGCGATAGCGCGCTTCGCTGCGCGCCAGGGCCTCGGCCGCCTCCTTCTGCGCGGTGACGTCGCGCATCACCGTGACCATGCCGCGCACCTGGCCGGTGCTGGGATCGAAGGTGAAGGTGGGCTTGCCCTCCAGCCACACCCAGTGGCCGTCCTTGTGCCGGGCGCGATAGGCGTTCAGCCGCGGCTCGGCCGACGGCCCCTCCGCGATCTGCTCGAGGTTGGACCGGATGACCCGCTCGATATCGTCCGGGTGCACATAGGCCAGGGTCGATCCGCCGGGGTCCTCGTCCTGGCCGTAGCCCAGGACCTTGGTCACGGCGGGGCTGACATAGGTCAGGCGGCGATGTCCATCGGGCGACACCGTGGTCTGCATGATCATGTCATTGGACTTGTCGGCCAGCAGGCGGAAGCGCTCCTCGCTCTCGCCGAGCGCAATCTCGCGCCGCTTCGCATCGGTCACGTCGAGGATCGCGCCATAGACCGTGACGATCCGCCCCTCCGCGTCACGCTCGGCGGCGCCGTTGGAGACGACGTGCCGGACCTCCCCGTCTTCGCGCAGCAGCCGAGCTTCGAGCGCAAAGGGCGTTCCGTCACGCATGGCCCTGGTCAGGCAGTCGTTGATGAGCGCGCGATCCTCCTCGGCCCAATAGCGCGGCAGGGAATCGGGACCTGGCGCAGCCTGGCGCTGATCGAGGCCGACGATGCGATAGACCCCTTCGGACCAGAGGAACTGCCGGCTGGCCACATCCAGCCGCCAATGCCCCACCCCGGCCAAGGCCTCGGCCATCGTGGCGATTCGATGCGCCTCTTCCAGCCGGCGCGCATTGGCCTCGGCCCGGTCGGTGGCTTCGGCCAGTCGGCGACGGCTGCGCACGAGATGGTCGTGCAGCGAGCGGAACACCAAGAACACTGCGAACGGGCTGGCGACGACGGTGACGATTTCCTGCGGACGATGATGGCTCAGGCGCAGGTACGAGGCCGCGACCTGGACCAGCACGATGGAAGCGGCGGGCGGGATCAGGTCGATGACCAGCCGGCGGGGGTTCTGGTATTCGCGCACCAGCACGTCGAACAGGATCACCCCGAACAGGGTCACGCCCAGGGTCTGGGCGGCGCCGGTATGCGCCATCACCAGATAGAGGGCGCACAGCGAATAGCCTGTGCTGAGCGGCCAGGACGGCAGGCCCCGGCCCTGCCCGCCGGTCTCGTCCGCTGGCCGCGCAGCCAGGGTCAGCACCGCCATCGCCACGAACCAGGCGCCCGGCAACGCCGCCCCGGCGAAGGGGACCACCGCCACGGCCACCACCAGCGGCAGCAGCAACCGCGCCCAGACCGCAGGCGTCAGACGCCCGCCCGCAACGCGCCGCGCGCGGGCCAGCAGGCCCGTGCGCCCGGCCGAGCCCGGCGCGGCGACGGGGGCCTTCGAACTGGCGAGATCGACGTTCAGGGTCATACGAACGGGCGTGAGCGGACCATGGTGAATCGCGTAACGACGCTATAGGTGCCACGCCGAGCTTTATCTCACCTTAAGCCCGTGGCGCGCGCGCATCCGTAAGACTACGTAGCCACCGGCCGGCGCACACATAGTATTTTCATATAAATCAATTGGATAATGGGAACCAATCCCGCGCCGCCCGCATACCTGCGACGATCGGCGCGGCGGCGCCAGCGCTCAAGTTGGGGCGCCGCCGCATGATCGTCGCACGACCAGACGCGTCGGCAGCATCCGGCTCTCCACCGTCTGCTTGCCGATCTGGCCGATCAGGGCGTCGACCAGGGCCGCCCCGGCCTCGCGCGAATCCTGGGCGATGGTGGTCAGGGGCGGATTGGCGAAATTGGCCGCCAGGATGTCGTCGAAGCCGGTGACCGCGACGGTGTCCGGCACCGCAAGCCCGTGCTCCTGCAACGCCCGGATGGCGCCGATGGCGATCAGGTCGCTGGCGCAGACCACGGCGTCGAAATCGAGGCCCCGCCCGATCAGGGTCAGCGCCGCTTCGTGCCCCGATTCCTCGGTGGAGATGGCGTCGACCTGATTCGCAGCCAGAACCGGCAGCTCCGCCTCGCTGAGCGCCTTCACATAGCCCCGGTAGCGGTCCTGGAATTCCGGATAGCCTGATGACGCGGCGCCCAGGAAGGCGATCCGCCGCCGCCCCAGGCCGATCAGGTGACGGGTGATCTCGTAGCCGCCCTGCAGGTTGTCGCAGCCGATGGTGATTCCCGGCTGGCCCTCCTGCACCGAACCCCAGCGCACGAAGTTCGCCCCCTCGGCCACCAGCTTGTCCAGTCGCCAGCGGTATTCGTCGTAGTCGCCGTAGCCCAGGAGGATGACGCCGTCGGCCTTGCCGCTGTCCTGGTAGTCGGTGTGCCAGTTGCCGGACAGCTGCTGGAAGGAGACCAGCAGGTCATAGCCCCTGATCGCGCAATTGCGGGTGATCGAGCCGAGCATAGACAGGAAAAACGGGTTGATCAGCGAATCGTCCGGAGTCGGATCCTCGAACAGCAGAAGGGCCAGGGTGTTGGTGTGCTGCGAACGCAGATTCGAGGCGTTCTTGTCGACCTTGTAGTTCAGCTGCCGGGCGATCTCTTCGATCTTGCGCCGCGTAGCCTCGCTGACCGTCGGGCTTCCCCGCAGGGCCCGCGACACGGTCGGCTGGGACACCCCTGCCAACTGGGCGATGTCGAACGAGGTGGGCTTTTCCTGCATCGGGCGATTTTATCCGCCTCCCTTGCCCGCACCTATAGGACGCCGTGTCACGGCTCCTCCAGGCCCGTTTTGCGTCATGCTCAGCGCACATTACGAACGTGTCATATGCGCAACACCAGTGTTCAGGCGGGTCATTGAATACGTATGTGGCGGGATTGCGTTTCGGTGGGCTCAGGATACGAAATTGATCCTGCACGATAGGCACTCTGCCTAAGAACACGACAATAAGTTCAGCGCGACCGAGTGGTGCGTTCTGAAAGGGGGATCTGCTTCAAATGAGATCTAACAATAATCGCCGGCGAGCGAGTGCTTCCGCGCGCCTTACTCGTAGCGCGAGCACCCAAGTCTTGGGTTGGGCGCTGCTGTTCGCCGCCACCGGCGCGGCGGCCCAAGCCCAGGCTCCGGCGTCGTCTTCGAGCTCGCTCGACGAGATCGTGGTCACCGGCATCCGCCACAGCCAGATCAGCGCCCTGAAAGTGAAGCGCGCCAACGAGGACATCGTCGAAGCGATCTCCGCAGAAGACATCGGCAAGCTGCCGGACGACTCCATCGCCGACTCCATCGCCCGCCTCCCGGGCCTGGCGGCGCAGCGCGACAACAGCGGCCGCACTCAGGACATCTCCATCGACGGCCTGCCGTCGGCGATGAACACCACCCTGCTGAACGGCTTCATGCAGGCGACCACCGACAACAACCGCACCACCCAGCTCGACCAGTATCCGGCCGAGATCATGAATTCGGTGGTGGTGTACAAGACCGGCGACGCCTCGCTGACCGGGGCCGCGATCGGCACCATCGACATGCGGACGGTTCGTCCGCTCGACTATGGCAAGACCAACCTGTTCCTGGGCGCGCAGGGCGAATACGCCCTCGAAGGCAAGCTGCAGCCCGGCGCCACCGACACCGGCTATCGCGCCAATCTCACCTACATCACCCAGCTCGACAACGACAAAATCGGCGTGATGTTCGGCTATTCGCACATCGAGACGCCCAACCAGATCATCGCACAGCACCCTTGGGGCTACTATGCGGCGAACGATCAACTCGAGGGCGGGCTGCAGGATCAGCTTCGCAGCGATACACTCACCCGCGACAGCGGCGTTGTGACGATACAGTACAAGCCGACAGACAATCTCGAATTCGTCGTCGACGCCTTCGACTCCTCTTACGATGACGACGCCATCATTCGGGGGGTAGAGTTTCCGCTCAGCGGAACTCCGACCAACGTAGCAAACGGCACGAGTACCTGGTCGGCGCTGGCGCCGCAGCTGGAGAGCTACGACTACCGGCAGACCTCGCGCTTGCGGTCAGCCGATTTCACGATGAACTACAAGTTCGGCAACGGCTGGAAGATGCATGCCGACTACGGTTACTCCGACGCCGACAACCACTTTGACCAGCTGCAGCTGTACAACGGCTTTGGTCTCAACGGTCAGCAGAACACCACCACTGCGACCTTGACCGAAGGCAAGGGCCCCGGCGGGAACATCGGCATCTCCAACTGGAGCGAGAACCTCGTGAACGTGGCCTTGGGGGAAAACCAAGGCTGGTCAAACTATATTCCGGCTGGCTTCCCGGGCGCCTGCCCCGGCGGGGTCGTGTCTCCGAACAATCCACCTCAATGGGGCAGCACCTGCAATGGTGGGCCCGACGCTGACCAGATGGGCGGCGCAGGACAAAACCTGATCCAACGCACCTTCGACAGCATCCAACAGACCAAGTGGTCCTTGAGCAAGGATATCCCCGGATCGATCAGCAACATCGAAGCCGGAGTTTCCTATAGCGTCCGCAAGAAAGACTACCGCGTCGAAGAAGACGAGCTGTTTCTGCTCAGCGGGAACGAATCCCAGCCTATTCCGGCGAGCTGGCTTTCGTCCCCGACCAATATGAGCGTCTTCGGGCTGCCGGATATGTACAGCATCAATCCGCGGCAGGCCTTCAATAGCGGCCAATACGGCTCGGTCGCTGACTATCGCGCGCCCGGCGGGGGCAACGGGGCGTCGCTATCCGATTGGTCCATCAGCGAGCGGGTGATCACGCCCTATTTCAAAGCCCAGATCCGCACCGAGGTCGGCGGCCATGACCTGACCGGCAATTTCGGAATCCAGGCCGTCAATACCTCGCAAAGCGTCACGACGTCATTCGAATACCCGGCGGGCGGGACTGTCTTTAACTACGTGGCCATACCGTCATCCACGGAATACTGGGACGTTCTGCCGAGCCTCAACCTGACTCTGCATTTGAACGACAGCCAGGACATTCGCTTCTCGGCTGGCCGGTCGATGGCTCGTGCGCGGTTCGACCAGATGGGCGGCGGCTCAAGCGTGAGCTTCAACTTCGCCGCCTCCGGCAATACCAGCCCGTGGAGCGGCAGCCTCGCCAACCCCAGCCTGAAGCCATGGATCTCAGACGACGTCGAGCTTACCTATGAGCGATACTTTGCTCCGGGCGAAGGCATATCGCTCGACTTCTTCTACAAGAACCTCGAAACCTACATCTATCAAAGCAGCTCGACCGCTAATTTCTCCGCCTACTATGCCGCCACCGGCCCATACACAAACAACGGCGTAACAATACCCGCGCCGATCATGACCGGTCCGGTGACCCAGTGGGTGAATGGCAATGGCGGCGCGCTCTATGGCGTCATCTTCTCGGGCAATTTCCAGCTGAAGCACCTGTCCCAGGTGTTGGACGGCTTCGGAATATCAGGCACGGCGGGGGTAATCGAAAGCACGGTCAAGATTCCGACGGCTCCTGGCTGCGCTCTCAACAACATCAATACTTACCAGACCCCTTGCCAATCCGGCACGCCGGACGGCAATCTTCCCCAGTATTCGAAGTATGTCGCCAACGTCAGCCTGTACTGGGAAAAGAACGGTATTTCTCTGCGCCTCAACGACCGCTATCGCAGCAAATATGACCAGGAAGTTGTGGACTACAACGGCGGCCTGCAACCAGTCCTGGGCGCAGCCGAAAACATCGTGGACTTCCAGGCCGGTTAT is a genomic window of Phenylobacterium montanum containing:
- a CDS encoding TonB-dependent receptor, which produces MGWALLFAATGAAAQAQAPASSSSSLDEIVVTGIRHSQISALKVKRANEDIVEAISAEDIGKLPDDSIADSIARLPGLAAQRDNSGRTQDISIDGLPSAMNTTLLNGFMQATTDNNRTTQLDQYPAEIMNSVVVYKTGDASLTGAAIGTIDMRTVRPLDYGKTNLFLGAQGEYALEGKLQPGATDTGYRANLTYITQLDNDKIGVMFGYSHIETPNQIIAQHPWGYYAANDQLEGGLQDQLRSDTLTRDSGVVTIQYKPTDNLEFVVDAFDSSYDDDAIIRGVEFPLSGTPTNVANGTSTWSALAPQLESYDYRQTSRLRSADFTMNYKFGNGWKMHADYGYSDADNHFDQLQLYNGFGLNGQQNTTTATLTEGKGPGGNIGISNWSENLVNVALGENQGWSNYIPAGFPGACPGGVVSPNNPPQWGSTCNGGPDADQMGGAGQNLIQRTFDSIQQTKWSLSKDIPGSISNIEAGVSYSVRKKDYRVEEDELFLLSGNESQPIPASWLSSPTNMSVFGLPDMYSINPRQAFNSGQYGSVADYRAPGGGNGASLSDWSISERVITPYFKAQIRTEVGGHDLTGNFGIQAVNTSQSVTTSFEYPAGGTVFNYVAIPSSTEYWDVLPSLNLTLHLNDSQDIRFSAGRSMARARFDQMGGGSSVSFNFAASGNTSPWSGSLANPSLKPWISDDVELTYERYFAPGEGISLDFFYKNLETYIYQSSSTANFSAYYAATGPYTNNGVTIPAPIMTGPVTQWVNGNGGALYGVIFSGNFQLKHLSQVLDGFGISGTAGVIESTVKIPTAPGCALNNINTYQTPCQSGTPDGNLPQYSKYVANVSLYWEKNGISLRLNDRYRSKYDQEVVDYNGGLQPVLGAAENIVDFQAGYDITSGPLKNLSFTFAAENITNEAMNSYTGRWNSATNSATSPDPKNTVYYKLFGTNLLFGVHYKY
- a CDS encoding PAS domain S-box protein, with product MTLNVDLASSKAPVAAPGSAGRTGLLARARRVAGGRLTPAVWARLLLPLVVAVAVVPFAGAALPGAWFVAMAVLTLAARPADETGGQGRGLPSWPLSTGYSLCALYLVMAHTGAAQTLGVTLFGVILFDVLVREYQNPRRLVIDLIPPAASIVLVQVAASYLRLSHHRPQEIVTVVASPFAVFLVFRSLHDHLVRSRRRLAEATDRAEANARRLEEAHRIATMAEALAGVGHWRLDVASRQFLWSEGVYRIVGLDQRQAAPGPDSLPRYWAEEDRALINDCLTRAMRDGTPFALEARLLREDGEVRHVVSNGAAERDAEGRIVTVYGAILDVTDAKRREIALGESEERFRLLADKSNDMIMQTTVSPDGHRRLTYVSPAVTKVLGYGQDEDPGGSTLAYVHPDDIERVIRSNLEQIAEGPSAEPRLNAYRARHKDGHWVWLEGKPTFTFDPSTGQVRGMVTVMRDVTAQKEAAEALARSEARYRLLAENATDVIIQVGADGVVLFVTPSCAALVGYEPDEMIGRPMADFVAPDDLDGLVGFIERLVATGPDAPPTVVEYRARHRDGRLIWIEGRPRINYSETGEYLSVQDVIRDITERKAAEARLAEAHQAAEAAALAKSDFLANMSHEIRTPLTAILGFSDMLNRTPALDDEARLYARRIANGGRTLLAVVNDILDFSKLEAGQVELDPQPFDPTEALNEAVELVAAQAEAKGLELVLDLSPDLPALVRADSSRLRQIVLNLLSNALKFTGAGRVTLVASYLANQRRLRVTVEDTGSGIPADKLDRLFERFSQVDGSINRRHGGTGLGLAICKSLVELMGGQISVHSTVGRGASFTFDILAPVASARPRPLVTAPAPEELAPGAAHILIVDDLVENRELVRLLLEAIGHAVTEAASGSEAVSASIAEPFDLILMDVQMPGMDGMTAARLIRDGGGANAATPILALSANVMADQVAQCLAAGMDDHIAKPLQVAELIDKVARWSRPAVARKPAERAAL
- a CDS encoding LacI family DNA-binding transcriptional regulator; amino-acid sequence: MQEKPTSFDIAQLAGVSQPTVSRALRGSPTVSEATRRKIEEIARQLNYKVDKNASNLRSQHTNTLALLLFEDPTPDDSLINPFFLSMLGSITRNCAIRGYDLLVSFQQLSGNWHTDYQDSGKADGVILLGYGDYDEYRWRLDKLVAEGANFVRWGSVQEGQPGITIGCDNLQGGYEITRHLIGLGRRRIAFLGAASSGYPEFQDRYRGYVKALSEAELPVLAANQVDAISTEESGHEAALTLIGRGLDFDAVVCASDLIAIGAIRALQEHGLAVPDTVAVTGFDDILAANFANPPLTTIAQDSREAGAALVDALIGQIGKQTVESRMLPTRLVVRRSCGGAPT